A stretch of Dasypus novemcinctus isolate mDasNov1 chromosome 14, mDasNov1.1.hap2, whole genome shotgun sequence DNA encodes these proteins:
- the LOC101441090 gene encoding large ribosomal subunit protein uL23-like, which yields MAPKVKKEAPVSPKTKAKAKALKAKKAVLKSIHSHKIKKIHMSPTFWWLKMLHLRRQSKYPWKSILKRNTGSVVKKIEDNNTLVLIVGVKTNKHQIKQGVKKLYDIDVAKVNFLIRLDGDKAYVELAPDYDALDIANNIEII from the coding sequence ATGGCACCAAAAGTGAAGAAGGAAGCCCCTGTCTCTCCCaaaaccaaagcaaaagcaaaagcttTGAAAGCCAAGAAGGCAGTACTGAAAAGCATCCACAGCCACAAAATAAAGAAGATCCACATGTCACCCACCTTCTGGTGGCTTAAGATGCTGCATCTCAGAAGACAGTCCAAATATCCTTGGAAAAGCATCCTCAAGAGAAACACTGGGTCAGTCGTGAAGAAGATTGAAGACAACAACACACTTGTGCTCATTGTAGGTGTCAAGACCAACAAACACCAAATCAAACAAGGTGTAAAGAAGCTCTATGACATTGATGTGGCCAAGGTCAACTTCCTGATCAGGCTTGATGGAGATAAGGCATATGTTGAGCTGGCTCCTGACTATGATGCTTTGGATATTGCCAACAATATTGAGATTATCTAA